One segment of Arcobacter sp. F2176 DNA contains the following:
- a CDS encoding efflux RND transporter periplasmic adaptor subunit → MKKILVGLFILGLNFLFAAGEQRQALPVKAYTVSTNETTLEKDYPALIKSKSEVNIIARVPGKLEKKYFQDGDFVKKGTLLYKIEQDTYQANLNAAQAQLDKAEALLTKTTKDWKRAEKLFAAKSISEQSKDDYLYTYQDALADVQNYKAKVQDAKISYQYTLIKSPINGLTGKSAFDEGNYVGSNENNSNLLTITNTNPVYVEFSLPQKDISKYLEQIKKGSVNFSISANGKTYSDGKLNFVSSKIDIATDSLLLRTTFENKNNELIIGGYSTIEIKNIKINNVFTIPEIAILQSANGAAVYVIDNGVATVRPVKIGNLTSSGVIVESGLKSGDKIIISNIAKVRPNAPVQIIGEK, encoded by the coding sequence ATGAAAAAAATATTAGTAGGTTTGTTTATTTTAGGATTAAACTTTTTATTTGCAGCTGGAGAGCAAAGGCAAGCACTACCTGTAAAAGCCTATACAGTAAGCACAAATGAGACAACATTAGAAAAGGATTATCCTGCCTTAATAAAATCAAAAAGTGAAGTAAATATTATTGCTAGGGTTCCAGGAAAACTAGAAAAAAAATATTTTCAAGATGGTGATTTTGTAAAAAAAGGTACTTTATTATATAAAATAGAACAAGATACTTATCAAGCAAATTTAAATGCTGCACAAGCACAATTAGACAAAGCAGAAGCTTTACTTACAAAAACTACAAAAGATTGGAAAAGAGCAGAAAAATTATTTGCTGCAAAATCTATAAGTGAACAATCAAAAGATGATTATTTATATACATATCAAGATGCTCTAGCTGATGTACAAAATTACAAAGCAAAAGTACAAGATGCAAAAATTAGTTATCAATATACACTAATAAAATCACCTATTAATGGTCTAACTGGAAAAAGTGCTTTTGATGAAGGGAATTATGTAGGTTCAAATGAAAATAACTCAAATTTATTAACTATTACAAATACAAATCCCGTATATGTAGAGTTTTCTTTACCTCAAAAAGATATTTCTAAATATTTAGAACAAATAAAAAAAGGAAGTGTTAATTTTAGTATTTCAGCAAATGGGAAGACTTATTCAGATGGCAAGTTAAATTTTGTCTCTTCTAAAATTGATATAGCAACAGATAGTTTACTTTTAAGAACAACATTTGAAAACAAAAACAATGAACTTATTATTGGTGGATATTCTACAATAGAAATAAAAAACATAAAAATCAATAATGTATTTACTATCCCAGAAATTGCCATTTTACAATCAGCTAATGGAGCAGCAGTTTATGTAATTGATAATGGTGTTGCTACAGTTAGACCAGTTAAAATCGGTAATTTAACTTCAAGTGGAGTTATTGTTGAATCTGGTTTAAAATCTGGAGATAAAATTATTATTAGTAATATTGCAAAAGTAAGACCAAATGCTCCTGTTCAAATAATAGGTGAAAAATAA
- a CDS encoding TolC family protein yields the protein MKKIHLLFFLPIFLWSQDLSELINISQKNKLIQSSQETVESIKDEYSSVKRSYLPAVSIGTSYQNTNRESQSMPENGYTSYAKVGLTIYDGNKRYNLFKSYKSYIKSSKEDLSALKNEVALDVVNYYYQYLTLEAQKDAKQKEIEQLKSEGNRVKNFVDVGSSTTDEYDKIESRIQSSIFDLNQIELNIITVLHTLEYVTGEEVSINAGSSIKDININSDFKAQRPDIKSLEYNIEKLKYDARQEKSGYLPKITLDNTYSYYDRNYKDNSIAMDYKDQNVFSVNLSWDIFNFNSTGKKYSAKYKEYLSKRSNYEYQKKKADTELKTALKTYEIGKVKVKAAQASLKAATSVYDSIKSKYQNGLVDNVSFLEALTEKYDALSQLKSSQYDLEINKATIIYYSGKNVGDYVE from the coding sequence ATGAAAAAAATACATTTATTATTTTTCTTACCTATTTTTTTATGGAGTCAAGATTTAAGTGAATTGATAAATATTTCTCAAAAAAATAAACTAATTCAATCTTCACAAGAAACAGTGGAGTCAATAAAAGATGAGTACAGTAGTGTAAAAAGATCTTATTTACCAGCTGTGAGCATTGGAACTTCTTATCAAAATACTAACAGAGAAAGTCAAAGTATGCCTGAGAATGGGTATACTTCTTATGCAAAAGTTGGACTAACAATATATGATGGTAACAAAAGATATAACTTATTTAAAAGTTACAAATCATATATAAAAAGTTCTAAAGAAGATTTATCAGCACTTAAAAATGAAGTTGCCCTTGATGTTGTAAATTATTATTATCAATATCTAACTTTGGAAGCCCAAAAAGATGCTAAACAAAAAGAGATAGAACAACTAAAATCAGAAGGAAATAGAGTCAAAAACTTTGTTGATGTTGGTTCTTCGACAACTGATGAATATGATAAAATTGAATCAAGAATTCAAAGTTCAATTTTCGATCTTAATCAAATTGAATTGAATATTATAACAGTATTACATACTCTTGAATATGTAACAGGAGAAGAAGTTTCTATAAATGCTGGTTCTTCTATAAAAGATATTAATATTAATAGTGATTTTAAAGCACAAAGACCTGATATTAAATCTTTGGAATACAATATAGAAAAACTAAAATATGATGCAAGACAAGAGAAAAGTGGCTATTTGCCAAAAATCACATTAGACAATACATACTCATATTATGATAGAAACTATAAAGATAATTCTATTGCAATGGACTACAAAGATCAAAATGTATTTTCGGTGAATCTTTCATGGGATATTTTTAACTTTAATTCTACTGGTAAAAAATATAGTGCAAAATACAAAGAGTACTTAAGTAAAAGATCAAACTATGAATACCAAAAGAAAAAAGCTGATACAGAATTAAAAACAGCACTTAAAACCTATGAAATAGGAAAAGTGAAAGTAAAAGCTGCTCAAGCATCTTTAAAAGCAGCAACTAGTGTATACGATTCAATTAAATCAAAATACCAAAATGGACTTGTAGATAATGTTTCTTTTTTAGAAGCATTAACTGAAAAATATGATGCATTAAGTCAATTAAAAAGTTCACAATATGATTTAGAAATTAACAAAGCCACAATAATTTATTATAGTGGTAAAAATGTAGGAGATTATGTAGAATGA
- a CDS encoding efflux RND transporter permease subunit produces MFSAFFINRPVFSAVISILIFLAGLLSMVNLPIEQYPKVVPPQIIVSTTYPGASAETISKTVAAPLEEKINGAKDMIYMNSLAADSGIVSINVYFEVGTNADDAKIDVNNRVQSALAKLPAEVQKQGVTVTERSPSLLQVISFFSPDYSKDTTFISNYALMNVVDDLKRIKGVGDATIFGAKDYAIRVWVDPEKLSNFGLTTTDLINAIKEQNQQYAAGKFAAEPIANKQMFTYTLQTPPRLSSPTEFGNIVIRANKDGSALLLKDVATIELGASSYNLNSKLNGFPSIPIGIFLQSGANAIDTAKAIKEALQKASEKFPSGISYKIPYSSTDFIEVSIKEVAKTFVEAIILVVAIIFLFLQNWRATLIPVLAVPVSIVGAFAGMYMLGFSINLLTLFGLVLAIGIVVDDAIIVIENVERHLSEGMAPKDAAFKAMKEVSGALIAIILVLSAVFVPVAFISGLSGVMYKQFAITIVVSIVISGFVALTLTPSLCAVLLKDGHVKPQGFFKWFNNMFDKFTNGYSFMVKSTIRYSILSFLLFGGLIFITYNMYTNMRTALVPQEDQGAIFIFSYNPPGSSLNRTTKLTDEIFDTVKQDTSVENTLTLSGLDFMTFALRTNSAATIVKLKDWEERKQPDQQADAIAGKFTGQLMGRTTDGFSFAVLPPPIMGMGVSGGFEMYVQNKSGSGVKDLNKYVQEIIQKANSRPELTAVRTTLATNVPQYSLKVDNIKAKSKGVNIADIFSTLSSTFGSYYINDFNLYGRTYTVNIQAKSEFRKGVEDLNKIFVKASNNELLPVSSFVTVTKTTGADLVERFNLFTSAKISGQPAPGYSSGDALKAIEEVSNEILPNDYAISWVGTAYQEKRISSKSYLAFIFGILFLYLILAAQYERWMMPISVVMAIPFGVFGAVVATMMRGLENDIYFQVGILVLIGLSAKNAILIVEFAMQQRKDGQSIYDAAINAARLRIRPIIMTSLAFMLGVVPLAISTGAGAASRHSIGTGVIGGMLTATVIAIVFIPLFYIFVSKLSEKKNK; encoded by the coding sequence ATGTTTTCAGCATTTTTCATAAATAGACCAGTTTTTTCAGCTGTAATATCTATTCTTATTTTCCTAGCTGGATTACTTTCAATGGTGAATTTACCAATTGAACAGTATCCAAAGGTTGTTCCACCTCAAATTATTGTATCAACTACATATCCAGGTGCTAGTGCAGAAACAATTTCAAAAACTGTTGCCGCACCACTTGAAGAAAAAATCAATGGTGCTAAAGATATGATTTATATGAATTCATTAGCAGCAGATAGTGGGATAGTTAGTATCAATGTATATTTTGAAGTAGGAACAAATGCTGATGATGCAAAAATTGATGTAAATAACCGTGTACAATCAGCCTTAGCAAAACTTCCAGCAGAAGTACAAAAACAAGGAGTAACAGTAACTGAGCGATCTCCTAGTTTACTTCAAGTGATAAGTTTCTTTTCACCAGATTATTCTAAAGACACTACTTTTATTTCTAATTATGCATTAATGAATGTTGTTGATGATTTAAAAAGAATTAAAGGTGTTGGTGATGCTACAATTTTTGGGGCAAAAGATTATGCTATAAGAGTTTGGGTAGACCCTGAGAAATTATCAAATTTTGGACTTACTACAACAGATCTTATAAATGCGATTAAAGAACAAAATCAACAATATGCAGCAGGTAAATTTGCAGCAGAACCAATTGCAAACAAACAAATGTTTACATATACATTACAAACTCCTCCAAGACTTAGTTCTCCAACAGAATTTGGTAACATAGTAATTAGAGCAAATAAAGATGGTAGTGCTTTGTTATTAAAAGATGTAGCAACTATAGAATTGGGTGCTAGTAGTTATAACTTGAATTCAAAATTAAATGGTTTTCCTTCAATTCCTATTGGTATATTTTTACAAAGTGGAGCAAATGCTATTGACACAGCAAAAGCTATAAAAGAAGCATTACAAAAAGCTAGTGAAAAATTTCCAAGCGGAATATCTTACAAAATACCTTACAGTAGTACTGACTTTATTGAAGTATCAATAAAAGAAGTTGCAAAAACTTTTGTTGAAGCAATTATTCTTGTTGTTGCAATTATCTTTTTATTTTTACAAAATTGGAGAGCAACACTTATTCCTGTTTTAGCAGTTCCAGTTTCTATTGTAGGAGCATTTGCAGGAATGTATATGCTTGGTTTTAGTATAAACTTGTTGACCTTATTTGGTTTAGTATTAGCTATTGGTATTGTTGTTGATGATGCTATTATTGTAATCGAAAATGTTGAGAGGCATTTAAGTGAAGGAATGGCTCCAAAAGATGCTGCATTTAAAGCCATGAAAGAAGTTTCTGGAGCATTGATAGCTATTATATTAGTTCTTTCTGCTGTATTTGTTCCTGTTGCCTTTATAAGCGGTTTATCAGGAGTAATGTACAAACAATTTGCTATTACAATTGTTGTTTCAATTGTAATCTCTGGATTTGTTGCGTTAACTCTAACTCCTTCACTTTGTGCAGTTTTATTAAAAGATGGACATGTTAAACCGCAAGGTTTTTTCAAATGGTTTAACAACATGTTTGATAAATTTACAAATGGTTATTCGTTTATGGTAAAAAGTACAATTAGGTATTCAATATTAAGTTTCCTATTATTTGGGGGCTTGATATTTATTACATATAATATGTACACAAATATGAGAACAGCACTTGTTCCACAAGAGGACCAAGGAGCAATTTTTATTTTCTCTTACAATCCTCCTGGTTCATCTTTAAATAGAACTACTAAATTGACAGATGAAATTTTTGATACGGTTAAACAAGATACAAGCGTAGAGAATACATTAACACTTAGTGGGTTAGACTTTATGACTTTTGCTTTAAGAACTAACTCTGCTGCAACAATTGTTAAACTTAAAGATTGGGAAGAAAGAAAACAACCAGATCAGCAAGCAGATGCAATTGCAGGAAAATTTACAGGACAATTAATGGGTAGAACTACAGATGGATTCTCATTTGCAGTACTTCCTCCTCCAATTATGGGTATGGGTGTTTCTGGTGGTTTTGAGATGTATGTACAAAATAAATCAGGAAGCGGTGTTAAAGATTTAAATAAATATGTTCAAGAGATAATCCAAAAAGCAAATTCAAGACCAGAATTGACAGCAGTTAGAACAACTCTTGCAACGAATGTACCACAATATTCTCTAAAAGTTGATAACATAAAAGCTAAATCAAAAGGTGTCAATATCGCAGATATTTTTTCAACTCTTAGTTCAACTTTTGGAAGTTATTACATAAATGACTTCAACTTATATGGAAGAACCTATACGGTAAATATCCAAGCAAAAAGTGAATTTAGAAAAGGGGTTGAAGACTTGAACAAAATATTTGTAAAAGCTTCAAATAATGAGTTACTTCCTGTAAGCTCTTTTGTTACAGTCACAAAAACAACTGGTGCTGATTTAGTTGAAAGATTTAATCTTTTTACATCAGCAAAAATTTCAGGACAACCAGCTCCAGGATATAGTTCAGGGGATGCCTTAAAAGCTATTGAAGAAGTTTCAAATGAGATTTTGCCAAATGATTATGCAATCAGTTGGGTAGGAACTGCTTATCAAGAGAAAAGAATCTCTAGCAAAAGTTATTTAGCCTTTATTTTTGGTATATTATTTTTATATTTAATCCTAGCAGCGCAATATGAAAGATGGATGATGCCAATTTCTGTTGTTATGGCTATTCCTTTTGGAGTATTTGGAGCAGTTGTTGCAACTATGATGAGAGGATTAGAAAATGATATTTATTTCCAAGTTGGTATTTTAGTTTTAATTGGATTATCCGCTAAAAATGCAATTTTGATTGTAGAGTTTGCAATGCAACAAAGAAAAGACGGACAAAGTATTTATGATGCAGCAATAAATGCAGCAAGATTAAGAATTAGACCTATTATTATGACATCTCTTGCATTTATGTTAGGAGTTGTTCCTTTAGCTATTAGTACAGGAGCTGGAGCTGCTAGTAGACACTCTATTGGAACAGGTGTAATTGGAGGAATGTTAACTGCCACAGTTATTGCTATTGTCTTTATTCCTTTGTTTTATATATTTGTTTCAAAACTAAGTGAAAAAAAGAATAAATAA